A genomic segment from Chitinophaga niabensis encodes:
- a CDS encoding glycosyltransferase family 2 protein — protein MDISVIVPLKNEEESLPELAAWIARVMQENNYSYEVWMVDDGSTDESWEVIRNLSAENPHIKGIKFQRNYGKSAALNEGFRKAKGDVVITMDADLQDSPDEIPGLYKMIKEDGFDLVSGWKKVRYDNTLTKNIPSKLFNWATVKMSGIKLHDFNCGLKSYKNKVVKTIEVYGEMHRYIPVIAKWSGFRKIGEKVVEHRKRKYGTTKFGLERFVNGFLDLASITFVGRFGKRPMHFFGALGTLFFIIGFAIAFYLTIEKIFYLQYKMTERPIFFLAMLLLIIGSQLFLTGFLAEMVNRNAPERNAYLVEETLER, from the coding sequence ATGGACATATCCGTAATCGTTCCTTTAAAAAACGAAGAAGAATCACTGCCGGAACTGGCAGCCTGGATCGCACGTGTGATGCAGGAGAACAACTATTCCTATGAAGTATGGATGGTGGACGATGGCAGTACGGACGAATCCTGGGAAGTGATCCGTAACCTGTCTGCTGAAAACCCGCATATCAAAGGCATCAAATTTCAACGTAACTACGGAAAATCCGCCGCTTTAAATGAAGGTTTCCGCAAAGCCAAAGGCGATGTGGTGATCACCATGGATGCGGACCTGCAGGATAGTCCTGATGAAATTCCGGGCCTTTACAAAATGATCAAAGAAGATGGGTTCGATCTCGTAAGCGGCTGGAAAAAAGTACGCTACGATAACACCCTCACTAAAAATATTCCTTCCAAACTATTCAACTGGGCCACGGTGAAAATGAGCGGTATCAAGCTGCACGACTTCAACTGCGGCCTGAAATCCTACAAGAATAAAGTGGTGAAAACGATCGAGGTGTATGGCGAAATGCATCGCTATATCCCTGTGATCGCCAAATGGAGCGGCTTCCGGAAGATCGGCGAAAAAGTGGTGGAACACCGCAAACGCAAATACGGTACCACCAAATTCGGGCTGGAACGTTTTGTGAACGGGTTCCTGGACCTCGCATCCATCACCTTTGTCGGAAGATTCGGCAAACGCCCCATGCATTTCTTTGGCGCACTGGGCACGCTGTTCTTCATCATCGGTTTTGCCATCGCCTTCTACCTCACCATTGAAAAGATCTTCTACCTGCAATACAAAATGACGGAAAGACCGATCTTTTTCCTGGCTATGCTATTACTGATCATCGGTTCACAGCTTTTCCTGACGGGCTTCCTCGCGGAAATGGTGAATCGCAATGCACCGGAGCGCAACGCTTACCTGGTGGAAGAAACATTGGAAAGATGA
- a CDS encoding glycosyltransferase: MTKLQHKKIVIIGPAHPLRGGLAAFNERLARQLTAQGNEVSIHTFSFQYPGFMFPGKTQYADGPAPDGLHIERTVHSMNPLNWLKTGSRIRKEKPDIVIIAYWLPLMGPALGTIASIIRKNKHSRIIGLVHNLIPHEKRPGDKPFTRYFVNQCHAFITLSKEVLADIKQLTNKPVVYSPHPVYDSFGDPVPATVAKQHLGWDANKRYLLFFGFIRAYKGLDLLLEAFADRRIQAIENLELVVAGEFYEDRKKYDHLITDQVKICSDFIPNEEVKYYFSAADLIVQPYKTATQSGISQMAYHFEKPMLVTAVGGLPEIVPDGKAGYVVALDSKSIADGILRFLAQPPEVFSSFIREQKQLYSWEHFADSLGSLTDTQ; the protein is encoded by the coding sequence ATGACGAAACTGCAGCACAAAAAAATTGTGATCATAGGTCCGGCCCATCCCTTACGGGGCGGGCTGGCTGCTTTTAATGAGCGCCTTGCCCGTCAACTGACAGCACAGGGCAATGAAGTGAGCATTCACACCTTTTCCTTTCAATACCCGGGTTTTATGTTCCCCGGCAAAACGCAGTATGCGGATGGCCCCGCGCCGGATGGGCTGCACATCGAGCGGACTGTTCATTCCATGAATCCCCTCAACTGGCTAAAGACCGGCAGCAGGATCAGGAAAGAAAAGCCGGATATCGTGATCATCGCTTACTGGCTGCCGTTAATGGGCCCTGCATTGGGCACCATTGCCAGTATCATCCGTAAGAATAAACACTCCCGGATCATTGGCCTGGTACATAACCTTATCCCTCATGAAAAACGGCCGGGAGACAAGCCCTTCACCCGTTATTTCGTGAATCAGTGCCATGCTTTTATTACCCTCAGTAAAGAAGTACTGGCTGATATCAAACAACTCACCAATAAACCGGTGGTGTATTCCCCGCACCCGGTATACGACAGCTTTGGCGACCCTGTTCCTGCAACCGTTGCAAAACAACACCTGGGCTGGGATGCGAATAAAAGATACCTGCTGTTCTTTGGTTTTATCCGTGCCTACAAAGGATTAGACCTCCTGCTGGAAGCCTTTGCAGACCGGCGTATCCAAGCTATTGAGAACCTGGAACTGGTGGTGGCGGGAGAATTCTATGAAGACCGTAAAAAGTACGATCACCTGATCACTGACCAGGTAAAGATATGCTCGGATTTCATTCCGAATGAGGAAGTGAAATACTATTTCTCAGCGGCTGATCTGATTGTACAACCCTATAAAACAGCTACCCAGAGTGGCATTTCCCAGATGGCCTATCATTTTGAGAAACCCATGCTGGTAACAGCCGTAGGCGGATTGCCGGAAATTGTACCCGATGGAAAAGCGGGTTATGTAGTGGCGCTAGACTCAAAATCTATCGCAGATGGTATTCTGCGCTTCCTCGCACAACCTCCGGAGGTTTTCAGTAGTTTTATCAGGGAACAGAAGCAATTATATTCCTGGGAACACTTCGCGGATTCGCTTGGATCTTTAACAGACACACAATAA
- a CDS encoding DNA gyrase/topoisomerase IV subunit A, with protein MSNTIESPEESLHGREHVDDKYKGWFLDYASYVILERAVPGVEDGFKPVQRRIMHAMKEMDDGRFNKVANVIGQTMQYHPHGDASITDAMVNLGQKELLIETQGNWGDIRTGDDAAAARYIEARLSKFALDVAFNPKTTTWQLSYDGRKNEPLHLPMKFPLLLAQGAEGIAVGLSTKILPHNFNELIDASIKYLRGRKFELYPDFLTGGMIDIASYNDGKRGGKVRVRAHIEEKDKKTLLIKDVPYGVTTTALMESIVKANDNGKIKIKKVIDNTAKEVEIEVQLAPGISPDITIDALYAFTDCEVSISPNACVIIDEKPRFITVTELLKYATDYTKELLKRELEIKLAELEEKWHYTSLEKIFFEKGIYKELEQKHKDWEAVLVAIDKGFAPYKKNLKRAIEREDILKLTEKPVRRIYRLDINELTEQIKNIEAEIKEVKHNLANLTDFAVQYYEGLQKKYGKGRERKTEIKVFDTIQVQQVAIANTKIYVNRADGFIGTSLKKDEFVADCSDLDNIIVFRRDGKMLVTKVADKTFVGKDIIHIDVFRKGDERMTYNMIYVDNKTGYSLAKRFNVTGITRDKEYDLTKGEKNSKVHYFSANPNGEAEVVTVRLSPNCAAKKKEFDFYFETIPIKGRSSMGNVVTKYPIKSVKFKEKGVSTLSGIKIWYDDAVGRLNTEQRGLYVGSFEGDDKILVFYKNGTYELTNYEITNRYESNDAVYIEKFNPEKVVTAIYFDGDKKQYNAKRFVIETQTLNNKFLFIKEGAHNHLELVTTQAEPIVLLRTGKKRDPEEEEISLHETIEVTGWKAVGTKVAGDDFIDVELLTEDEEEAPPEEEGNVQGELF; from the coding sequence ATGAGTAACACAATCGAATCACCGGAAGAATCGCTGCATGGCAGAGAGCACGTAGATGACAAGTATAAAGGCTGGTTCCTGGACTACGCATCCTATGTTATCCTGGAGCGCGCAGTACCGGGGGTAGAAGATGGTTTTAAACCTGTTCAACGCCGCATCATGCATGCCATGAAGGAAATGGATGATGGCCGTTTTAACAAGGTGGCTAACGTGATCGGGCAAACAATGCAGTATCACCCGCATGGTGATGCTTCCATTACAGATGCCATGGTGAACCTGGGGCAGAAAGAACTGCTGATAGAAACCCAGGGTAACTGGGGAGATATCCGCACCGGAGATGATGCTGCCGCAGCGCGTTATATCGAGGCCCGCCTCTCCAAATTTGCACTGGATGTAGCCTTCAACCCCAAAACCACTACCTGGCAGCTCAGCTACGACGGCAGAAAGAACGAACCGCTCCACCTGCCCATGAAATTCCCGCTGCTGCTGGCACAAGGCGCAGAGGGTATTGCTGTAGGTTTGAGCACCAAGATATTACCACATAACTTCAATGAGCTGATAGATGCTTCCATCAAATACCTCAGAGGCAGAAAGTTTGAACTCTACCCGGATTTCCTGACGGGCGGTATGATAGATATAGCCAGCTACAACGATGGTAAAAGAGGTGGTAAAGTGCGCGTAAGGGCACATATTGAAGAGAAAGACAAAAAGACCCTGCTGATCAAAGATGTACCCTATGGCGTTACCACCACGGCCCTCATGGAATCCATCGTGAAGGCCAACGACAATGGTAAGATCAAGATCAAAAAGGTAATAGATAATACGGCGAAGGAAGTAGAGATAGAAGTGCAGCTGGCACCCGGTATTTCGCCGGATATCACCATCGATGCCTTGTACGCATTCACGGACTGTGAAGTGTCCATTTCCCCGAATGCCTGCGTGATCATTGATGAAAAGCCCCGCTTTATCACCGTTACAGAACTGCTGAAATACGCCACAGATTATACCAAAGAACTGCTGAAGCGGGAACTGGAGATAAAACTGGCGGAACTGGAAGAGAAGTGGCATTACACCTCACTGGAAAAGATCTTCTTCGAGAAAGGCATCTATAAGGAACTGGAACAAAAGCACAAGGACTGGGAAGCCGTTCTGGTAGCAATAGACAAAGGTTTCGCTCCTTATAAGAAGAACCTGAAACGCGCGATAGAAAGAGAAGATATCCTCAAATTAACGGAAAAGCCTGTACGCAGGATCTACCGCCTGGATATCAATGAACTTACGGAGCAGATCAAAAACATCGAAGCAGAGATCAAAGAGGTAAAACATAACCTTGCTAACCTTACTGACTTTGCGGTGCAATATTATGAAGGCCTGCAGAAGAAGTATGGTAAAGGCCGCGAACGCAAAACGGAGATCAAGGTATTTGATACCATCCAGGTGCAGCAGGTAGCCATTGCCAATACCAAGATCTATGTTAACCGTGCCGATGGTTTTATCGGGACCTCTTTAAAGAAAGATGAATTTGTAGCAGATTGTTCTGACCTGGATAACATCATCGTGTTCCGCAGGGATGGCAAGATGCTGGTGACCAAGGTGGCAGATAAAACCTTTGTGGGCAAGGATATCATTCATATAGATGTATTCCGCAAAGGCGATGAACGCATGACCTATAACATGATCTATGTTGACAATAAAACGGGGTACAGTCTTGCCAAACGTTTTAATGTAACAGGGATCACACGTGATAAGGAATACGATCTCACGAAAGGGGAGAAGAATTCCAAAGTGCATTATTTCAGTGCCAACCCTAACGGGGAAGCAGAAGTAGTGACCGTACGCCTCAGCCCGAACTGTGCCGCCAAGAAAAAGGAATTTGACTTCTACTTCGAAACGATTCCCATTAAAGGCCGCAGCTCCATGGGTAATGTGGTAACCAAATACCCGATCAAGAGCGTGAAGTTCAAAGAAAAAGGTGTTTCCACTTTATCCGGTATCAAGATCTGGTATGATGATGCAGTGGGCAGGCTGAATACCGAACAGCGTGGTTTATATGTAGGCAGTTTTGAAGGAGATGATAAGATCCTGGTGTTCTATAAGAACGGTACATATGAACTCACTAATTACGAGATCACCAACCGTTACGAATCCAACGATGCAGTGTACATAGAGAAGTTCAATCCGGAGAAGGTGGTTACGGCCATTTATTTTGATGGGGACAAGAAACAGTACAATGCCAAACGTTTTGTGATTGAAACACAGACATTGAACAACAAGTTCCTCTTTATCAAAGAAGGCGCGCACAATCACCTTGAACTGGTGACCACACAGGCAGAACCCATTGTGCTGTTAAGGACCGGTAAGAAACGTGATCCGGAAGAAGAAGAAATTTCCCTCCATGAAACCATTGAGGTAACCGGCTGGAAAGCTGTAGGGACCAAGGTGGCGGGAGACGACTTCATAGATGTGGAACTGCTGACGGAAGATGAGGAAGAGGCGCCACCTGAAGAGGAAGGCAATGTACAGGGGGAACTGTTCTAA
- a CDS encoding DUF1835 domain-containing protein, with protein MILHIVFGQSSEANLKAAFDLDPQLAGEILCFEDDLAVGPLFILDTPEGRTARREWWNNMLEIPAVVPAEGEEVAPPEDPVRSLKGRLREEEELEVWIWAGQNACDVSGYFWLISQLDRFSGRIHLVYLNNLPFLNEKNGVFYPTHLSQILPKEFIKAKKLAREVSLAEFELDGDEWHRLMNENAGIRLLEGGKKLRGEPASFFDKDLLQATSKEFQKANKVIVQVTGKFKYPVMDQFLSWRIKELIKEGKIESKGELKTMRDFEVKLPGGSAEAAAASPVENA; from the coding sequence ATGATACTACATATTGTATTTGGGCAATCATCTGAAGCTAACCTCAAAGCCGCTTTTGATCTGGATCCGCAGTTAGCGGGTGAAATACTGTGTTTTGAAGACGACCTTGCGGTAGGCCCCTTATTTATCCTGGACACGCCGGAAGGCAGAACCGCCCGCCGGGAGTGGTGGAACAATATGCTGGAAATACCGGCAGTTGTACCGGCAGAAGGAGAAGAAGTGGCACCACCGGAAGATCCCGTGAGATCGCTGAAGGGCAGGCTCAGAGAAGAAGAGGAGCTGGAAGTTTGGATCTGGGCAGGGCAGAACGCCTGCGATGTATCCGGTTATTTCTGGCTGATCAGCCAACTGGACCGCTTCTCCGGACGTATCCACCTGGTGTACCTGAACAACCTTCCTTTCCTCAATGAGAAGAATGGCGTGTTTTATCCTACCCATCTCAGCCAGATCTTACCAAAGGAATTCATCAAAGCCAAAAAGCTGGCCCGCGAAGTATCGCTGGCAGAATTTGAACTGGATGGAGATGAATGGCACCGCCTGATGAATGAGAACGCCGGCATCCGTTTATTGGAAGGAGGAAAGAAACTGAGAGGGGAACCTGCCAGCTTTTTTGATAAAGACCTGCTGCAGGCTACTTCTAAAGAGTTCCAGAAAGCCAACAAAGTGATCGTACAGGTGACTGGTAAGTTCAAATACCCGGTAATGGACCAGTTCCTTTCCTGGCGTATCAAAGAATTGATCAAAGAAGGAAAGATAGAAAGTAAGGGCGAGTTGAAAACGATGCGTGACTTTGAAGTAAAATTACCGGGTGGTAGTGCTGAAGCCGCCGCCGCAAGTCCCGTTGAAAACGCATAA
- a CDS encoding DNA topoisomerase IV subunit B, with protein MAEDNKLHAYTEDSIRSLDWREHIRLRPGMYIGKLGDGSSMDDGIYILIKEVVDNCIDEHMMGFGKQVDIKVSEHSVTVRDYGRGIPLGKVVDVVSKINTGAKYDSKAFQKSVGLNGVGTKAVNALSSYFKVTSFREGKAKAAEFERGVLLKDHKEASTSETNGTLVTFSPDDTVFKNYQYIPDFLENQIWNYCFLNAGLTINFNGQKYISKNGLLDLLQRKTTAEDLRYPIIHLKGEDIEVAITHENSYGEEYYSFVNGQHTTQGGTHLAAFREAFVKTVRDFFKKDYDATDIRGSICAAISVRVQEPVFESQTKTKLGSIAVAEGGQSMKNFVLEFLTKQLDDYLHKNPSVADAMKKRIEQSERERKELAGIKKLANDRAKKANLHNKKLRDCRVHMNEEYTGKNKEDMLTRQQETTLFITEGDSASGSITKSRNVETQAVFSLRGKPLNCYGLTKKIVYENEEFNLLQHALNIEEGLEGLRYNNIVIATDADVDGMHIRLLMLTFFLQFFPDLVKNGHIYILETPLFRVRNKQETIYCYSEDEKLKAVKKLGGKPEITRFKGLGEISPDEFGQFIGEDMRKEPIIPAKDMPVAKMLEYYMGKNTQHRQDFIIGNLRSEKDLADAVPVS; from the coding sequence ATGGCAGAAGATAATAAGTTACATGCCTATACGGAAGACTCCATCCGCTCGCTGGACTGGCGCGAACATATCCGCCTCCGCCCGGGTATGTACATCGGTAAACTGGGAGACGGCAGCAGCATGGACGACGGGATCTACATCCTGATCAAAGAGGTGGTGGATAACTGTATCGATGAGCATATGATGGGATTTGGTAAACAGGTGGATATCAAGGTGTCTGAACACAGCGTAACAGTCAGGGACTACGGCCGGGGTATTCCCCTGGGCAAAGTGGTGGATGTAGTGAGTAAGATCAATACCGGTGCTAAATACGACAGTAAAGCCTTCCAGAAATCCGTAGGTTTGAACGGGGTGGGTACCAAAGCGGTGAATGCCCTCTCCAGTTATTTTAAAGTTACCTCCTTCAGGGAAGGGAAAGCCAAGGCAGCCGAATTTGAAAGAGGTGTATTGCTGAAAGACCATAAAGAAGCCAGTACTTCTGAAACCAATGGTACCCTGGTTACTTTTTCCCCTGACGATACCGTATTTAAGAACTATCAATATATACCTGACTTCCTGGAGAACCAGATCTGGAACTATTGTTTCCTGAATGCGGGGCTCACCATCAATTTCAATGGTCAGAAATATATTTCCAAAAACGGCTTGCTGGACCTCCTGCAAAGGAAAACCACCGCAGAGGACCTGCGTTACCCTATCATTCACCTCAAAGGAGAAGATATAGAGGTAGCCATTACCCACGAAAACTCCTACGGCGAAGAATATTATTCCTTCGTGAACGGGCAGCATACCACCCAGGGTGGTACGCACCTTGCCGCCTTCCGGGAAGCATTCGTGAAAACCGTGCGTGATTTCTTCAAGAAAGATTACGATGCCACCGATATCCGCGGCTCCATCTGCGCCGCTATTTCAGTAAGGGTGCAGGAACCGGTGTTTGAAAGCCAGACCAAGACCAAACTGGGATCAATTGCCGTAGCAGAAGGCGGGCAGTCCATGAAGAACTTTGTGCTGGAATTCCTGACCAAACAACTGGACGATTACCTGCATAAGAACCCTTCCGTGGCAGATGCCATGAAAAAGCGGATAGAACAAAGTGAAAGGGAAAGGAAGGAACTGGCCGGTATCAAAAAGCTGGCAAACGACAGGGCGAAGAAAGCAAACCTGCACAATAAGAAACTGCGTGATTGCCGCGTTCACATGAATGAGGAGTACACCGGAAAAAATAAGGAGGACATGCTCACCCGCCAGCAGGAAACCACCCTGTTCATCACAGAGGGCGATTCTGCGAGCGGCTCCATCACCAAATCCCGCAATGTGGAAACACAGGCGGTGTTCAGCTTAAGAGGTAAACCCCTCAACTGTTACGGCCTTACCAAAAAGATCGTGTACGAGAATGAGGAATTTAACCTCCTGCAACACGCACTGAACATAGAGGAAGGACTGGAAGGATTACGTTATAATAATATTGTGATCGCTACGGATGCAGACGTGGATGGTATGCACATCCGCCTGCTGATGCTCACCTTCTTCCTGCAGTTTTTCCCCGATCTTGTGAAGAACGGGCATATCTACATCCTGGAAACACCGCTTTTCAGGGTGCGTAATAAACAGGAAACGATCTATTGTTATAGTGAAGACGAAAAGCTGAAGGCGGTGAAAAAACTCGGTGGCAAACCAGAGATCACCCGGTTCAAAGGATTGGGAGAAATATCTCCGGATGAATTTGGCCAGTTCATTGGTGAAGACATGCGCAAAGAGCCGATCATTCCGGCGAAAGACATGCCTGTAGCCAAGATGTTGGAATATTACATGGGTAAGAATACACAACACCGCCAGGATTTTATTATTGGTAACCTTAGAAGTGAAAAAGACCTGGCAGATGCAGTGCCGGTGAGTTAA
- a CDS encoding ArsR/SmtB family transcription factor, with translation MRRDVFQAIADPTRREIISLLANQSLNLNAVAENFDISRPAISKHIRILTECGLVTIKQQGRERFCHAELQQLRQVSEWAEKYRVFWTKKLDALEDFLEKEQGRKKKK, from the coding sequence ATGAGAAGAGATGTATTCCAGGCGATCGCAGACCCAACCCGCAGAGAGATCATCAGCCTGCTGGCCAACCAATCCCTGAACCTGAACGCAGTAGCAGAGAACTTTGATATCAGCAGGCCTGCTATATCCAAACACATCAGGATATTGACAGAATGTGGCCTGGTAACCATTAAACAGCAAGGGCGGGAACGTTTCTGCCATGCAGAGTTACAGCAATTGAGACAGGTATCCGAGTGGGCAGAAAAATACCGTGTTTTCTGGACGAAGAAACTGGATGCCTTAGAGGATTTCCTGGAAAAGGAACAAGGCCGGAAGAAAAAGAAATAG